The DNA region CGTGCAGGCATGGATTGATGTCAGAGTGAAGAGCCACGCAACGAATGCTGCAATTATTGAGGGGTCGCTGACCTGCTAAAAGGTTCCTAGACAGTAGTCAGGAAGCATACTAGAATCTCTCCAACAATtagtttccattttcatttgtcCGTAGTGTGACTCAAATCGTAACCCTCCAGTTCCAAATCCCAAGCCTTTGTAGATGAGCTACTGCCTCCCGAAATGTAATATAATGTATTATAATTGTTATGGTGTTATATTGTTTCTATTGTtgcttatttttgggggggtgtttTATATGTAATATTTAATTTGTATGTGTACAGCACATTatttcagctgtggttgtttttaaagtgctctataaataaagctgAGTTGAGGAGAGTTTGAGTTTATATCCTATACTCTCAGCTCTCTTTCGCATTGTAAAAAGTAAGTGGTCAGATTTACCCTGCTATGACTGAACGCTCACCGTCAGAGAGACATTCATGCTTGCAAGATCATCCGCCTTCTTCTCCAAAGAATTCACCCACAACTTCCGCTTCTGCCTGCAGCGTGAGGCAGCTGCTCGGTTCCTTTCTAGAAAACGTTGCCTCCTCTCGTCGGGGTCCATCTCAGAGGCTCGCCGCCGACGGCCTCCAGTTGGCTGCGCAGGGGACACCTGGGGGTGTGGATTGCATAAGTACTGTGTCAACTAAGCAGTAGAGTTTGGTGGGATACCGTTCAATTTTAATcgtgaaatgaaattaaatgatcaAAATAACCAATATATACCATACTTTTGGAATCTTACTTTTAGGTAATAAATGCAATAGGGTTActgaccctttccaaaaaaaaatatcatggaaaagtttatttactaccataatttcattcaaaaagttaaactttcataaatgatagattcagggcccacaatttcaattatttgtttatttttacataatttgagctatgagctcataaaacccatgaaattaggaattaaaaaaaatagaatactttgaagaaatcaccacttaaaaaagaaagaaattagggtcacattcaatcaatcaaaatctgGTACTTTCAAAACCATATCTTAATCTTtcatacttggttgggaatgcCTTTTCTTTAATCATGGTCTCGATGCgctgtggcattgaggcaatcagcctatGGCATTGCCTTGGTGTTATGGAAGCCCAgttttccttgatgcttgctgtcagtttttctttgcgttttgggtctggtgcccctcattttcctcttgataatacaccatagattctcaatggggtttagatctggcgaattggctggccagtcaagcactgtgatgacatgggcatcaaaccaggttttggtgcttctggcgggatgggcaggggccaggtcctgctggaagatgaaatctgcatcttcaGACAGATCCtgagcagaaggaatcatgaagtcctctaaaacattccgGTAGAGTGTTGCAGGGAGCTTGGACCCCAAAtcttgcaccccaaatcatgactgactgtggatatttcacactggacctcaatcaagcagcttgggttctgttttTCACcaatcttcctccaaacccttggaccttgattcccgatgAAAGGTGCACTTTACTTGCATTGGAAAAGAGGACcgtggaccactggccaacagtccaatccttcttctccttggtccagttgagacgcttcctacgttggctcaggctcagacgcttcctacgttggctcaggctcagaagtgggtTGACCAGAGAAACCCGatagttgtagcccatctcccagaTGTGTCTgattgtggtggtttttgaagctgtgactcccgcctcattccactctttctggatctcttttagattcttgaatcttctccgtttgataatccgctgaagtcCACGGTTATCTCTTTTGCTgatgcatcttctcctgccacattttgtccttccactagactttccattgatatacttggacacagcactctgtgaacagccagcctccttagctttGAACCTTTGTGGCGGTTAACAAACTTTATACGTTCCAAGACTGCATAGCAATTTTTCCCATAAATTAATGGACATTGaatgaatctgttccagccccagaATCAATTTACATTTACCTTGTTTTTATGAgtttagttaaaaataaatatataaacttGTGAACCCTTTATTGCCTCTGTGTTAATAAGAATAGTCCAGAGTGTGAGGACTGTGCATGAAGAAGCCGAGCTAAAGAACACCCGCCGGACGACCCGCCCGTACCACAGCTCCGGCTGCTCCAGCAACAGATGGTAGATTTCGACAAACGAGACAACATAGCGGGATCAGAAACATGAACATCATTCTCATGCTTAGTCCagtcattgcttttttttcccccaacagcAAAATTATGAGGCATCATTATAGCACAATCAATTGCACTTCTCATTTTTTGGAAGCCATACAGAGGGCTAATTCAcagcaaaaaaacccaaaaaaactgaaatacatgACGGGCAGAGTGAACAATGTTAATGCTATGTGAGAGGAAACAGTGTTCTGCTGGATGTGACTGTTTCTGAAGtgaagcatcgtttgtgaaccAAAGTAATATTCAAAAATTTTAtccgtatactgtatatatttgtatatttattaatGAACAGGCTCATTTGTGAACCTACCTAAATAGTCTACAAATTCCATATAATTGGAAAAGCTGCTCGAGAATTACTGAGCAGCCCACAGTGTTATGGTTTAGTACCTGTGGTTGGGCAGGTGACGGTGCATCCGAATTTTGAGTGGGCTGCTGGCTCTGTTGCTGCTTCTGGGGGACTGCTGGGAAGGAGCCTGCCCCCCCGCCGCCACCACCATCATGAGCTCCTGGGCCTTGATTACTTAGGGCTGCCTTTAAGCGCTGCAGACACGTAGGCGACAGGTCCAATGAGTTCTAAGCTAATCGAAAGAATGGGTGACGATGTCTAACAAGATGCAGCAAATGGGAGTGGTGATTCATCTCACCATCTTTGTCTCGGATTGGAGGTGATAACCTGACGGGGAGGATGAACCGCTGCTAGCTCCACCCACTGGGGGTCCTGGGATCCCAGGAATGTTGGGTACTGAGTTCCCGGGCCTCACCAGCTTCAcacagcaataaaaaataacatggtGAGGTGCTACAAATGGGATAAgtcacagtatttaaaaaaatgaatgcgtAGTTTACTTTGTTACGGACTTACAGATATGACTGAGGTCATCTGCACAGGACTGGGTAGCAGAGGGACTGTTTGCCCGTTAGCAAGGTGCCTTACGAGGGGATAAGAGCTTGTCGGTGAGCTGTGGACAATATAAGACATTGTGTACCAATCAATTaataaatttgacttttttctaactttaagCCGATACGCTTtatgtgattttttatttattttctaataataataatagtttgttcaagtattgtttaagttactgtataagaagggtttggtaacagaaaaatgcaatatctcaacattataacaatttggaatttgggtacagattttagcaaaaatcacagaagttgacgaggatgatttgcttttgcaggccacataaaatgatgtggcgggccgcatctggcccccggtccttgagtttgacacctatgattTAGCGCCTTGCTCAAGGATACCACGACAGTAGTCAGGAAGCACGAGAGCATCTCTACAACAACtagttgattttatttattttttttgtctgcagtgGGACTCGAACCATGAAATCTCCGGTTCCACAGCCCAAGTCCTCACAGATGAGCTACTACTGCCCTAAATGAACTCCAATTTGACAGAAAAGCACATTGTCTGAtgtttaaagaatttattagcaaattatggtggataggctccagcacacccgcgaccctagtgaggataagtgatacagaaaatggatggatggtggaaaataagtatttggtcaataacaaaagttaatctcaatactttgttatataccctttgttggcaaggacagaggtcaaatgttttctggaagtcatcacaaggttttcacactgttgctggtattttatatttttccaaatattttctatggggttgagatctggagactggctaggctactccaggaccttgaaatgcttcttacaaagccactccttcattgcccggacattgtgtttgggatcattgtcatgctgaaagacccagccacatttaatcttcaatgcccttcctaatggaaggaggttttcactcaaaatctcacgatacatggccccattcattctttcctttacacggatcagtcgtcttggtccctttgcagaaaaacagccccaaagcatgtttttcacccccatgcttcacagtaggtatggtgttcttggatgcaactcagcattctttctcctccaaacacgaagatgagtttttaccaaaaagttctattttggtttcatctgaccatatgacattctcccaatcctcttctggataaTCCAAATGcactctagcaaacttcagacgggcctggacatgtactggcttaagcagggggacacgtctggcactgcaggattcgagtccctggcggcgtactGTGTTACTGACGGTAGCCTTTGATATTTTGGTCActgctctctgcaggtcattcacttgGCACCCCAGTGtagttctgggatttttgctcaccgtgcTTCgggatcattttgaccccacggggtgagatcttgcgtggagccccagatcgagggagattatcagtggtcttgtatgtcttctattttctaataattgcgcccacagttgatttcttcacaccaagctgcttacctattgcagagtcagtcttcccagcctggtgcaggtctacaattttgtttctggtctcctttgacagctctttggtcttggccttAGTGGAGCTTGgggtgtgactgtttgaggttgtggaccggtgtcttttatactgatgaggtcaaacaggtgccattaatacaggtaacaagtggaggacagatgagcctcttaaagaaaaagttacaggtctgtgagagccagaaatcttgtttgtttctaggttACCACATACTTATTTTCCGCCATAAtctgctaataaattctttaaaaatcagacaatgtgattttctggatttttttcctcattttgtctctcataggtgaggtataccaatgatgaaaattacaggcctctctcatctttttaagtaggACAACTTGCACAATtcgtggctgactaaatacttttttgccccactgtaaatgATATGTGAATTTTTATGTACCTTTGACCTGAACAGTTGAAGAGTTCTTGGAGTGCGCAGTCAGTTTACCTGAGCTGTCGGTTAGAGGGTGGCGCCTGTGTGATGACAGACGTTGGAGATGGCAGTGTAGGGTGAAGAGAATCATTGCTAATGTGTAGAGGCAGAGAACCTGGACGCACAATGGTTGGAGTCTGGGCAGAACTTGCTACTGGCTTTGTCAGAATCTCCTGTTGTCAAATGAAGCAGTCGCATTTAGTTTATCTCCACGAGCAGAGGAAAAACAGCTTCTACTTGCCACCTTAGCGCAGTTGATATTAAAAGCATAAACGGAAcagaagtctacacaccccaattcaaatgccagatttttggtCAGATGGGAGAGACCAAgaccaacatttaaaaaatgttgacctttacaactcaattggggaaaaaaaaaacttaaagcTACCATATTTTATTAAGACATCCATTGAGTgattctctaacatggacttcgtataaatgtcaatttcattttaaaaaacaccgtGGTTTTGTCACACGGGTATCCAGAAAAGGTCCTTCTGACAGCTacagtcgtgctaaaaaatagtGGCACCCCTGCGCCCCAATATTTTTACCCATggctgtataaaaataaaacactatgctttttttcttgactgtctgacatgaaatccgACTAAACCTtttctgttttaggtcaatcAGGATTACcaatattatttctatttggaAAATGGCAGAATAGTGAGAggatttttttagacaaatacagtatatgtaatggGCAATATAGTCATgctcaaaagtattgggaccCCAGAGGTaccaatatttttgagaatgactaattctgtttgacccagttttgtattcgTTTTGGCCATATTTGgataagaccgccccctttcttctgattggttacctacatgtagaagacccacttgtgagagcacgtgtttgttatgttgacaccGCTGACTCGAGAGCGGAGGGGTAGGTGAAGAttttcgctagtgacgtagattaagtttgagaaattcgaatgacccgATTTCAGGcttcttggcagaaaaacatctggaaatcAGGAaagcgtggacgattttaattcatatttcacctGTTCTCTGAGGCATTATAGAGCAaaaattacatcccaaatactagaaaaagttggcttGGTATAATGGCACCTTTTAGGGGGTGGGggaataatgtggttgcataaaTATGCAAACTAATACGTTGTTGAGGCACCTTTAGCACTTGTACTCACAAAACAGGACATTGGGAGATTTTAAGcttgtttttacaaaatgaGGTTGGGCttggtgtttttctttgtaagataaGACTTCCATCTTGCCATCCGACCCCATAGCCTTGACATATGaagatgggagattgttgtcatatTTCCTAAGTACTTGCCAAAAATTCCTGCTGCTCCTTCAATGGTGCTGTCATCCTCTTGGCAGTCTCCCAGGCCAGTATTCTTCTGGTCTGTTAAATTTTGGAGGGACTTCCAGTTCTttgtaatgtcactgttgtgccatattttctccacttaatTAATGATGACTGATCACCTTATTCCATGGTATATCTAATGCCTTGGTAATTCCTTTgcgatccctctgatgctgtggatgCTCTCTGTGGACCACAGCTTTTGCTATAAGCTATgactaaaaaaatatgaaaaacctACTATAACAGCCCAATTTTGGGGGCGTTAATCAGAGGAACTGTTAATGGTGACAggttgactcccatttaactcGAGTTTGAACGTGGTTGGTTAATTCTTAACCACACCCATATCCCCAtttgtaagagggtgtgcacacaacCACACTATCTCAGTTGCctatttttttacttcccctctcaaaagaTATCTTTATTTTTGATTGAGCTGTACAAGTCACATTAATGGCGGTAAAGgattttaaatcatttatcTTGATCTTAttctttttatatcacaaaaactcaATATTTGAACAGGGATTTGTAAGCTTTTTCTTATAACCACTGTAAGTCTTACTCAGAACAAGTCTATCTCAGAGTGTATAAGAGCAGAGTTTGTGGCTATTGAGTTTTGCCCCTCACCCTTGAGTCTTTGCTGATATCTGACATGCTGGAGGATGAATCCGGACTATCAGGAGGAGAAGAATCGACTTCTAAAGGATCTTCATCTTCATTCTTTGCTGTGCATTTTGTTTGTGAGGTTGCATATTGTGTTTGTAAAGTTGAAGCcttagaagataaaaaaaaaagcagat from Phycodurus eques isolate BA_2022a chromosome 10, UOR_Pequ_1.1, whole genome shotgun sequence includes:
- the atf7b gene encoding cyclic AMP-dependent transcription factor ATF-7b isoform X1, with the translated sequence MGDDRPFVCTAPGCGQRFTNEDHLSVHKHKHEMTLKFGPARTDSVIIADQTPTPTRFLKNCEEVGLFNDLANSFEQDFCKVQEEDHRTKNTASTLQTQYATSQTKCTAKNEDEDPLEVDSSPPDSPDSSSSMSDISKDSREILTKPVASSAQTPTIVRPGSLPLHISNDSLHPTLPSPTSVITQAPPSNRQLSSPTSSYPLVRHLANGQTVPLLPSPVQMTSVISLVRPGNSVPNIPGIPGPPVGGASSGSSSPSGYHLQSETKMRLKAALSNQGPGAHDGGGGGGAGSFPAVPQKQQQSQQPTQNSDAPSPAQPQVSPAQPTGGRRRRASEMDPDERRQRFLERNRAAASRCRQKRKLWVNSLEKKADDLASMNVSLTNEVTLLRNEVAQLKHLLLAHKDCPVTVMQKKAAFLAAGGEEASREISAEPIGSPAAVIQHGPSPSAPPSSPGPTINGMSVRAAEAVAMSVLAGMGSGQPGGVVMVTQSQSTSR
- the atf7b gene encoding cyclic AMP-dependent transcription factor ATF-7b isoform X2: MGDDRPFVCTAPGCGQRFTNEDHLSVHKHKHEMTLKFGPARTDSVIIADQTPTPTRFLKNCEEVGLFNDLANSFEQDFCKVQEEDHRTKNTASTLQTQYATSQTKCTAKNEDEDPLEVDSSPPDSPDSSSSMSDISKDSREILTKPVASSAQTPTIVRPGSLPLHISNDSLHPTLPSPTSVITQAPPSNRQLSSPTSSYPLVRHLANGQTVPLLPSPVQMTSVISLVRPGNSVPNIPGIPGPPVGGASSGSSSPSGYHLQSETKMRLKAALSNQGPGAHDGGGGGGAGSFPAVPQKQQQSQQPTQNSDAPSPAQPQVSPAQPTGGRRRRASEMDPDERRQRFLERNRAAASRCRQKRKLWVNSLEKKADDLASMNVSLTNEVTLLRNEVAQLKHLLLAHKDCPVTVMQKKAAFLG